Proteins encoded within one genomic window of Streptomyces sp. NBC_01314:
- a CDS encoding SDR family oxidoreductase, whose translation MTGPGRTSAQASGPALFDLSGRLALVTGSSKGIGTALATGLAEAGAELVLNGRDPEALERTRAELAERIGTKVHAVPFDVTDETAVRAAVQEIEDRIGPLDILVNNTGVQHREPLLKVSAENFERVLHTNLTSAFLVGRAVAEGMVGRGHGKIVNICSVQTWLARPGIAAYAASKGGLAMLTRGMCAEWAGSGLTVNGLAPGYVVTELTRPLVDDPAFDTWIRGRTPAGRWASVEDLVGTLVWLAAPASDFVNGQVIAVDGGLTAVI comes from the coding sequence ATGACGGGACCGGGCAGGACTTCGGCCCAGGCATCAGGGCCCGCGCTGTTCGACCTCTCCGGTCGGCTGGCCCTGGTCACCGGCTCCAGCAAGGGCATAGGAACAGCCCTGGCGACGGGACTGGCCGAGGCGGGCGCCGAACTCGTCCTCAACGGCCGTGACCCCGAGGCCCTGGAACGCACGCGCGCCGAACTGGCCGAACGCATCGGGACCAAGGTGCACGCCGTGCCCTTCGACGTCACCGACGAGACGGCCGTGCGGGCGGCCGTCCAGGAGATCGAGGACCGGATCGGTCCGCTCGACATCCTGGTCAACAACACCGGCGTACAGCACCGCGAACCACTCCTGAAGGTGTCCGCCGAGAACTTCGAGCGGGTCCTGCACACCAACCTCACCAGCGCCTTCCTGGTCGGCCGCGCGGTGGCCGAGGGCATGGTCGGGCGCGGCCACGGAAAGATCGTCAACATCTGCTCCGTACAGACCTGGCTCGCCCGTCCCGGCATCGCCGCGTACGCCGCCTCCAAGGGCGGCCTCGCGATGCTGACCCGGGGCATGTGCGCGGAGTGGGCCGGATCGGGGCTGACGGTCAACGGCCTGGCACCCGGCTATGTGGTCACCGAACTCACCCGCCCCCTCGTCGACGACCCGGCCTTCGACACCTGGATCCGGGGCCGCACCCCGGCCGGGCGCTGGGCCTCGGTCGAGGATCTCGTCGGCACGCTGGTGTGGCTCGCCGCCCCCGCGTCGGACTTCGTCAACGGCCAGGTGATCGCCGTCGACGGCGGTCTGACCGCGGTCATCTGA
- a CDS encoding L-idonate 5-dehydrogenase — translation MNPADAATMRAVVAHGAGDLRLEERPVPEPGPGEVAVDIRYGGICGSDLHYWRHGAVGEFRLREPLILGHEIVGRVRAAGPGTQAPPPGTPVAVHPLASCGTCRQCAAGRRNTCLDTGYLGSAARDPHVQGGFADVLVVPAERVLPLPEGLDLRLAAVAEPAAVAWHAVRQAGDVRGKRVLVTGAGPIGCLVVAALRAAGAGEITVTDVHDAPLAVAKRVGADSTVRVGGPEAAALEELAADIAIESSGNPAGLRTCVHGVDRGGLVVGLGLLPPGDTPVAANAVITRELRLVGSFRFDVELGEVLRALADGRLPVDPVVTSVLPVARVGEAFELAADPARSCKVLLDFGPTTAP, via the coding sequence ATGAACCCAGCTGACGCGGCGACGATGCGAGCGGTCGTGGCCCATGGGGCGGGCGACCTGCGCCTGGAGGAGCGGCCGGTACCCGAGCCCGGCCCCGGCGAGGTGGCGGTCGACATCCGCTACGGCGGGATCTGCGGCTCCGACCTGCACTACTGGAGGCACGGCGCCGTCGGTGAGTTCCGCCTGCGCGAACCGCTGATCCTCGGTCACGAGATCGTCGGCCGGGTACGCGCGGCGGGCCCCGGCACACAGGCCCCGCCGCCCGGAACCCCGGTGGCCGTCCACCCACTGGCCTCCTGCGGCACCTGCCGGCAGTGCGCCGCGGGACGGCGCAACACCTGCCTGGACACCGGCTATCTCGGCAGCGCCGCCCGCGACCCCCACGTCCAGGGCGGCTTCGCCGATGTCCTGGTGGTACCCGCGGAACGCGTCCTGCCGCTGCCCGAGGGCCTGGACCTGCGGCTCGCCGCGGTCGCCGAGCCCGCGGCGGTCGCCTGGCACGCGGTACGACAGGCCGGCGACGTACGCGGGAAACGGGTCCTGGTCACCGGCGCCGGACCGATCGGCTGTCTGGTGGTCGCCGCTCTGCGCGCCGCCGGCGCCGGTGAGATCACCGTGACCGACGTCCATGACGCGCCACTGGCCGTCGCCAAGCGGGTGGGCGCCGACTCGACCGTACGGGTCGGCGGACCCGAGGCCGCAGCGCTGGAAGAACTCGCCGCGGACATCGCCATCGAGTCGTCGGGCAACCCCGCCGGGCTGCGCACCTGCGTCCACGGAGTGGACAGGGGCGGACTGGTGGTGGGCCTCGGTCTGCTCCCGCCCGGGGACACTCCGGTCGCCGCCAACGCGGTGATCACGAGGGAACTGCGACTGGTCGGCTCCTTCCGCTTCGACGTCGAGCTCGGCGAGGTGCTCCGGGCGCTGGCAGACGGCCGCCTCCCGGTCGACCCGGTCGTGACCTCCGTACTCCCGGTGGCCCGCGTCGGCGAGGCGTTCGAGCTGGCGGCGGATCCGGCGCGCTCCTGCAAGGTGCTTCTCGACTTCGGACCTACGACAGCTCCCTGA
- a CDS encoding 2-hydroxyacid dehydrogenase gives MSGTPVPRPRVAVSRAGLPGAAVRRLASRYDVVSWEGTAPPTSAELGALVRGCSGLLVLGSDRVDTALLDAAGPGLRVVALASMGYDGVDVGAAAARGVVVTHTPDVLADTTADVAMALILMARRRLGASVDALRRGEWGAFRMDAFLGLDVQGATLGLIGYGQIAKAVARRAAGFRMRVQHHHPRRQEDDELSRWVTFEELLRTSDVVSVHTPLTPETVGLIGAPELALMKPTATLVNTGRGGIVDEQALLTALRDGKLHSAGLDVMVDEPRTDPADPLFAEPRLVVLPHVGSATQATRAAMVELAARNIEAVLEGEAAPTPLPGTGGRPVVAAAREGA, from the coding sequence ATGTCCGGCACACCCGTACCCCGTCCACGCGTCGCGGTGAGCCGCGCCGGTCTGCCGGGAGCCGCCGTCCGGCGACTCGCCTCGCGGTACGACGTCGTCTCGTGGGAGGGGACGGCCCCGCCCACCTCCGCGGAGCTGGGCGCGCTGGTCCGGGGCTGCTCCGGGCTCCTCGTCCTGGGCAGTGACCGGGTGGACACCGCTCTGCTGGACGCGGCCGGCCCCGGCCTCCGGGTCGTGGCGTTGGCGTCGATGGGATACGACGGCGTGGACGTCGGTGCCGCCGCCGCGCGCGGTGTGGTGGTCACCCACACCCCCGACGTGCTCGCCGACACCACGGCGGACGTGGCGATGGCGCTGATCCTGATGGCCCGGCGGCGCCTCGGCGCCAGCGTGGACGCGCTGCGGCGTGGCGAGTGGGGCGCCTTCAGGATGGACGCCTTCCTGGGGCTCGACGTACAGGGAGCGACACTCGGGCTGATCGGCTACGGGCAGATCGCCAAGGCCGTCGCGCGCCGGGCGGCCGGATTCCGGATGCGGGTCCAGCACCACCATCCGCGCCGCCAGGAGGACGACGAGCTGTCCCGCTGGGTCACCTTCGAGGAGCTGCTGCGGACCAGTGACGTGGTGTCCGTGCACACTCCGCTGACGCCCGAGACCGTAGGCCTGATCGGCGCACCGGAGCTCGCGCTGATGAAGCCGACCGCCACGCTCGTCAACACCGGACGCGGCGGAATCGTCGACGAACAGGCCCTGCTCACCGCGCTGCGCGACGGGAAGCTGCACTCGGCGGGGCTGGACGTGATGGTGGACGAGCCTCGTACGGATCCCGCCGATCCGCTGTTCGCCGAGCCGCGCCTGGTGGTGCTGCCGCATGTGGGGTCGGCGACGCAGGCCACGCGCGCGGCGATGGTCGAGCTGGCGGCGCGCAATATCGAGGCCGTACTGGAGGGGGAGGCAGCGCCGACCCCGCTGCCGGGGACCGGGGGGCGGCCCGTGGTGGCCGCGGCACGCGAGGGCGCCTGA
- a CDS encoding LuxR C-terminal-related transcriptional regulator, producing MSDQGSCDARTLGATLGLPESRAASTVARLTELLLLRHLPGKPDQLVAVAPDTALAALVAPREAGLRRQLAEIDRLRAELSLLTPFYAEGRRQGRGRAPLTEVTDLKTVVGMITEATMRCRQEVRTCHPGGGRSPALLEQAFVQDRDMLRRGVRMRTLYQHTARYHLPTQEYARRMTDEGAEIRTLSELFGRMVAFDRETVFIPHQDDLDAAIAIQEPSTVSYLCAAFDHAWSLAEPYQPAWTESSARDEVKQAIVRLLAEGMKDEMVARRLGMSLRTCRKHIAEIMEQLGAASRFQAGYLARVQSSGPASAAAGGT from the coding sequence GTGAGCGACCAGGGGTCGTGTGACGCGAGGACGCTGGGCGCGACGCTGGGGCTGCCGGAGAGCCGCGCGGCCTCGACGGTGGCGAGGCTGACCGAACTGCTGCTGCTGCGCCATCTGCCCGGCAAACCCGACCAGTTGGTGGCGGTGGCGCCGGACACGGCCCTCGCCGCGCTGGTCGCGCCGAGGGAGGCGGGGTTGCGCCGGCAGCTCGCCGAGATCGACCGGCTGCGGGCCGAACTGTCCCTCCTGACGCCCTTCTACGCGGAAGGCCGGCGGCAGGGGCGGGGACGGGCGCCGCTGACGGAGGTCACGGACCTGAAGACCGTCGTCGGGATGATCACCGAGGCGACCATGCGGTGCCGGCAGGAGGTCCGCACCTGTCACCCCGGCGGCGGCCGCTCCCCGGCGCTGCTGGAGCAGGCGTTCGTACAGGACCGCGACATGCTGCGCCGAGGCGTGCGTATGCGCACGCTGTACCAGCACACGGCCCGCTACCACCTGCCCACCCAGGAGTACGCGCGGCGGATGACCGACGAGGGCGCCGAGATCAGGACGCTGAGCGAACTGTTCGGCCGCATGGTCGCCTTCGACAGGGAGACGGTGTTCATCCCGCACCAGGACGACCTGGACGCGGCCATCGCCATCCAGGAGCCGTCCACGGTCTCCTATCTCTGCGCGGCCTTCGATCACGCCTGGTCGCTGGCCGAGCCCTACCAGCCGGCCTGGACGGAGAGTTCGGCGCGGGACGAGGTGAAGCAGGCCATCGTGCGGCTGCTGGCCGAGGGCATGAAGGACGAGATGGTGGCCCGGCGGCTGGGGATGTCGCTGCGCACCTGCCGCAAGCACATCGCCGAGATCATGGAGCAGCTGGGCGCGGCCAGCCGCTTCCAGGCCGGGTATCTGGCCCGCGTGCAGTCCTCCGGTCCGGCCTCGGCGGCCGCGGGCGGTACCTGA
- a CDS encoding BTAD domain-containing putative transcriptional regulator → MASGPVIPREPAGETDSENTTTALLRLTLLGPLRASRGGLPLALGPLKQRLVLAVLLTRPNTPVSLEELTDAVWPDDPPRTARKNLQVYVSTLRRVLDPDDLGRLRHGPGGYVLHLTAEECDTLHFEELARRGDAEVRAGTPSRAARTYRRALDLWRHDPFSDLASCADVLRAAVERQHARRLAVYEAWAEAQLEIGDPGPVADSVDEMVSRHPLRERLRAAQLTALYRVGRRTEALAAYDDCRQQLSRELGLAPGAALRGAYRSLLDEMAPPRPRGGPTGSRLLPPDLADFTGRTWELDAVTARLDTEGGPPVLLTGAAGVGKTAFAVHIAHRLAARYPDGVVATRLCSEDGSTRPWASVLAELARSLGCTERLPPGREEAATVWRSWLSGRRILLLLDDAPDATALGPLLPPSGTAAALVTSRSRLPCLESAHRVELPPLSTEEALDLLGGIIGRTRLAAEHPAAARVVGATGLLPFALRAAGNRLSVLRHMPLGQYADRLEHPLEALDELASGGLGVRARLAGAWARLPAPARDSLHALAALPDSSFTLPAAARALGRDGRDAQRALEELIDVGVLPPPSLPEVTAHLAAVPDAVRYELPWLTLLFAREQAAASGERRQAVSATPWEQDQADGGGHGCGGPSRVVAGEGGSALPRAGRACGGGTAAEGAVGAAVGPALYQA, encoded by the coding sequence ATGGCGTCGGGTCCTGTGATTCCGCGAGAGCCCGCCGGTGAAACAGACAGTGAGAACACCACAACCGCCCTTCTGCGACTTACCCTCCTCGGCCCTCTGCGGGCCTCCCGCGGCGGTCTGCCGCTGGCGCTCGGGCCGCTGAAGCAGCGCCTCGTCCTGGCAGTCCTGCTCACCCGCCCGAACACACCGGTGTCACTGGAGGAACTGACCGACGCCGTCTGGCCGGACGATCCGCCCCGTACGGCCCGCAAGAACCTTCAGGTGTACGTGTCGACCCTGCGCCGGGTGCTCGACCCCGACGACCTGGGCCGGCTGCGCCACGGTCCCGGCGGCTACGTTCTGCACCTCACCGCGGAGGAATGCGACACCCTGCACTTCGAGGAACTGGCCCGGCGCGGCGACGCCGAGGTGCGCGCCGGCACGCCGAGCCGCGCGGCCCGGACGTACCGCAGGGCGCTGGACCTGTGGCGGCACGACCCCTTCAGCGACCTGGCCTCCTGCGCCGATGTGCTGCGGGCCGCCGTCGAACGCCAGCATGCCCGGCGACTGGCCGTCTACGAGGCCTGGGCGGAAGCCCAGTTGGAGATCGGGGATCCGGGCCCGGTCGCGGACTCCGTGGACGAGATGGTGAGCCGCCACCCGCTGCGGGAACGGCTGCGCGCCGCCCAGCTCACCGCGCTGTACCGGGTCGGCCGCCGAACGGAGGCACTGGCCGCCTACGACGACTGCCGTCAGCAGCTGTCCCGGGAACTGGGCCTGGCACCCGGTGCGGCGCTGCGGGGCGCCTACCGCTCCCTGCTGGACGAGATGGCCCCGCCCCGGCCGCGCGGCGGCCCCACCGGGTCACGGCTGCTCCCGCCGGACCTCGCCGACTTCACCGGGCGCACATGGGAACTGGACGCTGTCACAGCGCGGTTGGACACCGAGGGCGGACCCCCGGTACTCCTCACCGGCGCGGCCGGCGTCGGCAAGACGGCCTTCGCCGTGCACATCGCGCACCGTCTCGCCGCGCGCTACCCCGACGGCGTGGTCGCCACCCGGCTGTGCTCCGAGGACGGTTCCACGCGCCCATGGGCGTCGGTGCTGGCGGAGCTGGCCCGCTCCCTGGGCTGCACCGAGCGGCTGCCCCCCGGCCGGGAGGAGGCCGCCACCGTATGGCGCTCCTGGCTGTCCGGGCGCCGGATCCTGCTGCTCCTGGACGACGCGCCCGACGCCACCGCCCTCGGCCCACTGCTGCCGCCGTCGGGCACCGCCGCCGCGCTGGTCACCTCGCGCAGCCGGCTGCCCTGTCTGGAGTCCGCGCACCGGGTGGAACTCCCGCCGCTGTCCACCGAGGAGGCCCTGGATCTGCTCGGTGGAATCATCGGGCGGACCCGGCTGGCCGCCGAGCACCCCGCCGCGGCACGCGTCGTCGGCGCCACGGGGCTCCTCCCGTTCGCCCTGCGAGCGGCCGGAAACCGCCTGTCGGTGCTGCGCCACATGCCGCTCGGTCAGTACGCGGACCGTCTCGAACATCCCCTGGAGGCCCTGGACGAACTCGCGTCCGGCGGCCTCGGGGTCCGCGCCCGTCTCGCCGGGGCGTGGGCCCGGCTGCCCGCTCCCGCCCGCGACTCCCTCCACGCGCTGGCCGCGCTGCCGGACTCGTCCTTCACCCTCCCCGCCGCCGCCCGCGCCCTGGGCAGGGACGGACGGGACGCGCAGCGTGCCCTGGAGGAACTGATCGACGTCGGCGTCCTGCCACCGCCGTCCCTGCCCGAGGTGACCGCGCACCTGGCCGCGGTCCCGGACGCCGTGCGCTACGAACTGCCCTGGCTGACCCTGCTGTTCGCGCGGGAACAGGCGGCCGCGTCAGGAGAGCGGCGCCAGGCGGTGTCCGCGACGCCGTGGGAGCAGGATCAGGCCGACGGCGGCGGCCACGGGTGCGGGGGCCCTTCGCGAGTCGTGGCGGGCGAGGGTGGCTCCGCGCTGCCGAGAGCGGGCCGGGCGTGCGGCGGCGGTACGGCGGCGGAGGGCGCTGTCGGGGCGGCGGTGGGTCCTGCCCTGTACCAGGCATGA